One Campylobacter concisus DNA segment encodes these proteins:
- a CDS encoding metal ABC transporter ATP-binding protein yields MKDIIKIRNLNFSYDKQVVLEDINLDYSSDEFLAIIGPNGGGKSTLLKLILGLLKPQSGEIKLFGKEPSDVSKFIGYVPQNFLSNQSFPMMVLEVVLMGLIDKKIFGFYSKDEKALALSALEKVGMSEFANARIGELSGGQRQRVYIARALCANAKVLILDEPTASIDTKGQAEIYEILKGINANGVGVVLVSHDLNIVLNYATKIAYVSKNLHIHKTHENLAKREFIEHLARTHSHFCDVEIALGECGCEKTKSNVFKF; encoded by the coding sequence TTGAAAGATATTATAAAAATTAGAAATTTAAACTTTAGCTACGATAAACAAGTCGTTTTAGAGGATATAAATTTAGACTATAGTAGCGACGAGTTTTTAGCGATAATCGGTCCAAATGGCGGGGGCAAAAGCACGCTTTTAAAGCTCATTTTGGGTCTGCTTAAGCCTCAAAGCGGCGAGATCAAGCTCTTTGGCAAAGAGCCAAGCGATGTAAGTAAATTTATAGGCTATGTGCCGCAAAATTTCCTCTCAAATCAAAGCTTTCCGATGATGGTTTTAGAAGTCGTTTTAATGGGGCTAATCGATAAAAAAATCTTTGGCTTTTACTCAAAAGATGAAAAAGCTCTAGCGCTAAGTGCCCTTGAAAAGGTCGGCATGAGCGAGTTTGCAAACGCGAGGATCGGCGAGCTAAGTGGCGGTCAAAGGCAGCGCGTCTATATCGCTAGAGCGCTTTGTGCAAATGCAAAAGTGCTCATCCTAGACGAGCCAACAGCTAGCATCGACACGAAAGGGCAGGCTGAAATTTATGAAATTTTAAAGGGCATAAATGCAAATGGCGTTGGCGTAGTTTTAGTTAGTCACGACCTAAATATCGTGCTAAATTACGCTACAAAGATCGCTTACGTGAGTAAAAATTTACACATTCATAAAACGCATGAAAACCTTGCAAAGAGGGAATTTATCGAGCATTTAGCTAGAACGCATAGCCATTTTTGTGATGTTGAGATCGCACTTGGCGAGTGTGGCTGCGAAAAAACAAAGAGCAATGTTTTTAAATTTTAA
- a CDS encoding metal ABC transporter permease, with protein MSEILELNFMQNAFIASILVSIICGMIGSLVVINNMTFIAGGIAHGAYGGIGLAFFFSLEPLFGASIFSLFLALIIATITLKDKTNIDSVIGAIWAIGMAIGIIFIDLTPGYNADLMSYLFGSILAVSGTDIIFMSVLDLLFLALIALFYRQFVAISFDAEFAKLRGVNTTFFHYLLVCMMALCVVATIRVVGLILVIALLTIPPYIAQIFAKRLGLMMLISTIFSIIFCFIGLVISFYYNLTGGASIILVASLCFFAFSFKFKSLRS; from the coding sequence ATGAGTGAAATTTTAGAGTTAAATTTTATGCAAAATGCCTTTATTGCGAGCATTTTAGTAAGCATAATATGCGGCATGATAGGCTCGCTTGTGGTGATAAACAATATGACTTTCATCGCTGGAGGCATCGCACACGGCGCGTATGGCGGCATAGGGCTTGCCTTTTTCTTCTCACTCGAGCCACTTTTTGGTGCGAGTATATTTTCACTATTTTTAGCACTCATAATAGCCACGATCACGCTAAAAGATAAGACAAACATCGACTCCGTAATAGGCGCTATTTGGGCGATTGGCATGGCGATTGGTATCATTTTCATCGACCTCACTCCTGGCTATAACGCTGATCTTATGAGCTATCTTTTTGGTTCGATCCTTGCAGTTAGCGGCACAGATATTATCTTTATGAGCGTTTTAGACCTCTTGTTTTTGGCGCTCATCGCACTTTTTTACCGCCAGTTTGTGGCGATCAGCTTTGATGCGGAGTTTGCAAAACTTCGCGGGGTAAATACCACTTTTTTTCACTATCTGCTAGTTTGCATGATGGCGCTTTGCGTGGTGGCTACGATCCGCGTGGTGGGGCTAATACTTGTCATCGCACTACTTACCATACCGCCTTATATAGCGCAAATTTTTGCCAAAAGGCTGGGGCTCATGATGCTTATCTCAACCATTTTTTCTATCATTTTTTGCTTTATCGGCCTTGTGATCAGCTTTTATTACAACCTCACAGGTGGAGCTAGTATCATCTTGGTCGCCTCACTTTGCTTTTTTGCATTTAGCTTTAAATTTAAAAGCTTGCGCTCGTAG
- a CDS encoding MATE family efflux transporter — translation MDLLKDPLNKLIISLSLPAGVGMMFNTLYNVTGTFFAAKISTLAVAGMAMSFLLYLSVVGIGLGFGSALTALIGNSLGANKPKMAKLYAANGIVFVLLFALSMGLCGYLLAPNLLVILGADHHYIKEALDYAGVIFLAAPFFLLIKSLNGVLVALGDTKSYRNWLFCGLFINAFFCYLFAFIFALGVKGLALATASVQFLGMIYLFFKVKKSKMIEPRNLGYFVPNLTVWAKILKQALPACLNYLSMSLGSLVLLKFVSFYGVNAVAGYGIALRIEQILVLPTIGMAAGVLSIISRNYGAKSFQRAMQCYKLSLIFLLIYCAFAYIFIRLFGESAIKLFDSTPAVLEVAKLYLGINSLAYMAYGTINISGSTLQAIKRPVAIFLLNGFRQLVLQCSLFYMVVFCLGLEIKFMWLALFFSVYFTAICFLAWTLFRLKRATSASF, via the coding sequence TTGGACCTACTAAAAGACCCGCTAAATAAACTAATCATCTCGCTCTCGCTGCCAGCTGGCGTGGGCATGATGTTTAACACGCTTTACAACGTCACTGGCACATTTTTTGCCGCTAAAATTTCTACCCTTGCAGTTGCTGGCATGGCGATGAGCTTTTTGCTCTATCTAAGTGTCGTAGGCATCGGTCTTGGCTTTGGCTCGGCACTCACCGCGCTAATAGGCAACAGCCTAGGCGCAAACAAACCAAAAATGGCTAAACTTTATGCGGCAAATGGCATCGTTTTTGTTCTTCTTTTTGCCTTATCTATGGGGCTTTGTGGCTACTTGCTAGCGCCAAATTTACTAGTCATTTTAGGTGCTGATCATCACTACATCAAAGAAGCACTTGACTACGCTGGCGTCATCTTTCTTGCGGCTCCATTTTTCTTGCTTATAAAATCGCTTAATGGCGTTCTAGTCGCACTTGGCGATACTAAAAGCTACCGCAACTGGCTATTTTGCGGCCTTTTTATCAACGCATTTTTTTGCTATCTTTTTGCTTTTATCTTTGCTCTTGGTGTAAAAGGTCTTGCTCTAGCAACGGCTAGCGTGCAGTTTTTAGGCATGATCTATCTCTTTTTTAAAGTCAAAAAAAGCAAGATGATAGAGCCTAGAAATTTAGGCTACTTCGTGCCAAATTTAACCGTCTGGGCAAAGATACTAAAGCAAGCCTTGCCAGCTTGTCTAAACTACCTTTCAATGTCACTTGGCTCGCTCGTGCTTTTAAAATTTGTAAGCTTTTACGGCGTCAATGCAGTGGCAGGTTATGGCATAGCCTTAAGGATCGAGCAAATTTTAGTGCTTCCAACCATCGGCATGGCAGCAGGAGTGCTTAGCATCATCTCAAGAAACTACGGCGCTAAGAGCTTTCAAAGAGCGATGCAGTGCTACAAACTATCGCTTATTTTTTTGCTCATCTACTGCGCCTTTGCCTACATCTTCATCAGGCTTTTTGGCGAGAGCGCGATCAAGCTCTTTGACAGCACACCAGCCGTGCTAGAAGTGGCAAAGCTCTACCTTGGCATCAACTCACTTGCCTACATGGCTTACGGCACGATAAACATCTCAGGCAGCACACTACAAGCGATAAAACGCCCAGTGGCGATCTTTTTGCTAAATGGCTTTAGACAGCTCGTGCTTCAATGCTCGCTCTTTTACATGGTAGTCTTTTGTCTAGGACTTGAGATCAAATTTATGTGGCTAGCGCTCTTTTTTAGCGTCTATTTTACGGCGATTTGCTTTTTGGCTTGGACGCTTTTTAGGTTAAAAAGAGCTACGAGCGCAAGCTTTTAA
- a CDS encoding TerC family protein, with the protein MFEWLSSPEAWISLLTLTGLEIVLGIDNIIFIAILVGKLPPEQRGKGRILGLGFAMITRIILLLSLFWIMKLTKPLFSIGELSITGRDLVLIIGGLFLIVKSSMEIHANATGKHEEAHESKSHPGFFATILEIGILDIVFSLDSVITAVGMAQHIDIMILAVIIAVGVMMFASKAISEFVDNNPTIKMLALAFLVLVGFALVLDGFGVHVPKGYIYFAMGFSLAVECLNIYARKRALRDQK; encoded by the coding sequence ATGTTTGAATGGTTAAGTTCGCCAGAGGCGTGGATATCGCTACTTACGCTAACTGGCTTGGAGATAGTTTTAGGCATAGATAACATCATATTTATCGCTATTTTAGTAGGCAAACTGCCGCCAGAGCAAAGGGGCAAAGGCCGCATTTTAGGGCTTGGCTTTGCGATGATCACTAGGATCATCCTGCTACTTTCGCTATTTTGGATCATGAAGCTTACAAAGCCGCTCTTTAGCATAGGCGAGCTTAGCATCACTGGGCGCGATCTAGTGCTCATAATAGGCGGTCTATTTTTGATAGTAAAATCATCAATGGAGATCCACGCAAACGCCACTGGCAAGCATGAAGAGGCTCACGAGAGCAAGTCTCATCCAGGATTTTTTGCGACTATCCTAGAAATAGGCATTTTAGACATAGTCTTTTCGCTTGATAGCGTTATCACCGCAGTTGGTATGGCTCAGCACATCGATATCATGATACTTGCTGTCATCATCGCAGTTGGTGTGATGATGTTTGCCTCAAAGGCGATCTCTGAATTTGTCGATAACAACCCAACGATAAAAATGCTCGCACTTGCATTCTTGGTGCTAGTTGGATTTGCGCTCGTGCTTGATGGCTTTGGCGTGCATGTGCCAAAAGGCTACATCTACTTTGCTATGGGCTTCTCACTAGCGGTTGAATGCCTAAATATCTACGCTAGAAAAAGGGCATTAAGAGATCAAAAATAA
- the purN gene encoding phosphoribosylglycinamide formyltransferase, with translation MLTKKIAVLFSGSGSNLEAILKKVHNQIFNGVKIEVCLCICNKPGAFGIERAKKFGLETTIIESAKFDKREEFDAALVEQILKSGAGLTVLAGFMRILTPVFTTQVKAINLHPSILPLFKGAHAIKESFESDMMIGGVSVHYVSEELDGGKLIAQRAFEREDGMSLDEWEAKIHAIEHEILPQSIIKILTKEVNV, from the coding sequence ATGCTTACGAAAAAGATAGCCGTGCTTTTTAGCGGCAGTGGCTCAAATTTAGAAGCGATACTTAAAAAAGTTCATAATCAAATTTTTAACGGCGTGAAGATCGAAGTTTGCCTTTGTATCTGTAACAAGCCTGGTGCCTTTGGCATAGAGCGTGCTAAGAAATTTGGGCTTGAAACGACGATAATAGAAAGTGCTAAATTTGACAAACGTGAGGAATTTGACGCTGCTTTGGTGGAGCAAATTTTAAAAAGTGGGGCAGGTCTTACGGTGCTTGCAGGCTTTATGCGGATACTAACGCCAGTTTTTACGACGCAAGTAAAAGCTATAAATTTACATCCTTCTATCCTACCGCTTTTTAAGGGCGCACATGCGATAAAGGAGAGTTTTGAGAGCGATATGATGATAGGCGGTGTGAGCGTGCATTATGTGAGTGAGGAGCTTGATGGGGGCAAACTGATCGCGCAAAGGGCGTTTGAGCGTGAGGATGGCATGAGTTTAGATGAGTGGGAGGCTAAAATTCACGCCATAGAGCATGAAATTTTGCCCCAAAGCATAATAAAAATTTTAACAAAGGAAGTAAATGTTTGA
- a CDS encoding NAD(P)H-hydrate dehydratase, with protein MKNLYLDTRVLDERASEKFGLSEELLMENAATAIANFIRKKFKKGERVLGVCGAGNNGADVLCALRMLGGEFECEFILASKNLKPLAIKQLERAKFAGVRENKEVENSLNSAKCLIDGLFGSGLNRALDQNLTNLISKINASPAYIIACDVPSGLSNDGKVLGACVKADATITMGAKKLALYSDAAKDYVGKIKVATLGVSSQNYERESDYHLLEKCDLILPNRKNQCVNKGNFGHAFIISGEHIGASNLCAKAAFAFGAGLVSVICEQGLNLPTHIMQASKISEKMNAGALGMGLGKKGVEELEVQNLKGKKLVLDADIFYSQKVLDLLSENCVLTPHPKEFCSLLKICKIADINVQTLQENRHAYAKVWSEKFKAVLVLKGANTIIAKEGQIYVMPYGKNALAKGGSGDVLSGLVLALLAQGYEPLDAAISATLAHALSLKNFGKNSYALEPTDIIKGVKCLRKR; from the coding sequence ATGAAAAATTTATATTTAGACACGAGAGTTTTAGACGAGCGAGCGAGCGAAAAATTTGGCCTTAGCGAAGAGCTCTTGATGGAAAATGCAGCCACAGCCATAGCAAATTTTATCCGTAAGAAATTTAAAAAAGGCGAGAGAGTGCTTGGCGTTTGTGGCGCAGGAAACAACGGCGCTGACGTGCTTTGTGCTTTAAGGATGCTAGGGGGTGAGTTTGAGTGTGAATTTATCCTAGCTAGTAAAAATTTAAAGCCACTTGCCATTAAACAGCTCGAGCGAGCTAAATTTGCTGGTGTGCGTGAGAACAAAGAGGTAGAAAATAGCTTAAATAGCGCAAAATGCCTCATAGACGGGCTCTTTGGCTCAGGGCTAAATAGAGCTTTGGATCAAAATTTAACTAATCTCATCTCAAAAATAAACGCTAGCCCTGCTTACATCATCGCTTGCGACGTGCCAAGTGGGCTAAGTAACGATGGCAAGGTGCTTGGCGCTTGCGTAAAAGCAGACGCTACTATCACAATGGGAGCTAAAAAGCTAGCTCTTTATAGCGACGCAGCAAAAGACTACGTTGGCAAGATAAAGGTCGCCACTCTTGGCGTAAGCTCGCAAAACTACGAGCGCGAGAGCGACTACCACCTGCTTGAAAAATGCGACCTTATACTTCCAAATAGAAAAAATCAGTGCGTAAATAAGGGCAACTTTGGCCATGCATTTATCATATCTGGCGAGCACATAGGAGCTAGCAATCTTTGCGCAAAGGCGGCGTTTGCCTTTGGAGCTGGGCTAGTTAGCGTGATATGCGAGCAAGGTTTAAATTTACCAACTCATATCATGCAAGCTAGCAAGATAAGCGAGAAAATGAACGCTGGAGCCCTTGGTATGGGGCTTGGCAAAAAAGGCGTAGAAGAGCTTGAGGTGCAAAATTTAAAAGGCAAAAAGCTTGTGCTTGACGCTGATATCTTTTACAGCCAAAAAGTGCTTGACCTACTAAGCGAGAACTGCGTCTTGACACCTCATCCAAAGGAGTTTTGCTCGCTTTTAAAAATTTGCAAAATAGCCGATATAAATGTGCAAACTTTGCAAGAAAACAGACACGCTTACGCTAAGGTTTGGAGCGAGAAATTTAAGGCTGTTCTTGTGCTAAAAGGGGCAAACACTATAATCGCAAAAGAGGGGCAAATTTACGTCATGCCTTATGGCAAAAACGCACTTGCAAAAGGCGGCAGTGGCGACGTGCTAAGCGGTCTTGTGCTAGCACTTTTGGCTCAAGGCTATGAGCCACTAGATGCTGCCATCTCAGCCACCTTAGCTCATGCGCTTAGCCTTAAAAATTTTGGCAAAAACAGCTACGCGCTCGAGCCAACAGACATCATCAAAGGAGTAAAATGCTTACGAAAAAGATAG
- a CDS encoding YifB family Mg chelatase-like AAA ATPase, with the protein MKSLKCATYGDGLKIIDVESIFSRGLPGFSIVGLASTSIKESTERVKAALLALDFAFPAQKITINLSPSDLPKSGSHFDLSIALLIALQKAKSLEKIFVFGELGLDGSVKSTANLFSILLFLSTQVQNAKILVPSEIAAKASMIPNLEVYGVSTLEEAIKFFSDAEFAKSTHFSATHELFSNVIEVGGKRYVPNLNFELDFKDVLGQERAKRACVIAAVGMHNILFEGSPGSGKSMCAKRLVYIMAPQSLEEVLKSAAYRSLNLQDSEFTSTRAFRSPHHTSTKSSIFGGGSNVAKIGEIALANGGVLFFDEFPHFPKQVIESLREPLEDNQIHIARVNSKVTYETKFIFVAAQNPCPCGNLFSRNLNCKCSENEIKNYKAKISAPVLDRIDLKVAMNESSPDDKASLSSQQMSEMVLKAFIFQKKRAQDELNGKLSDAQVAKFCTLNAEASEILQKAATKYNLSQRAIKRTLRVARSIADLDESEQILKPHILEALSFRA; encoded by the coding sequence ATGAAGTCCCTAAAATGTGCTACATACGGCGACGGACTAAAGATCATTGATGTTGAGTCGATCTTTTCTCGTGGGCTTCCTGGCTTTAGCATCGTGGGTCTTGCAAGCACCAGCATCAAAGAGAGTACAGAGCGTGTAAAGGCGGCACTTTTAGCGCTTGACTTTGCCTTTCCAGCGCAAAAAATAACTATAAATTTATCCCCCTCCGACCTGCCAAAAAGTGGCTCACACTTTGATCTAAGTATCGCACTTCTCATCGCCCTTCAAAAGGCAAAAAGCTTGGAGAAAATTTTCGTTTTTGGTGAGCTTGGATTAGACGGGAGCGTAAAAAGCACGGCAAATTTGTTCTCTATCCTGCTTTTTTTAAGCACGCAGGTGCAAAATGCAAAAATTTTAGTGCCAAGTGAGATAGCAGCTAAAGCCTCGATGATCCCAAATTTAGAGGTTTATGGCGTTAGCACACTAGAAGAGGCGATCAAGTTTTTTAGCGACGCAGAATTTGCTAAAAGCACGCATTTTAGCGCCACGCACGAGCTATTTTCAAATGTGATAGAAGTTGGCGGCAAAAGATATGTTCCAAATTTAAACTTCGAGCTTGATTTTAAGGATGTTTTGGGTCAAGAAAGAGCCAAAAGGGCCTGCGTCATCGCAGCCGTTGGTATGCACAATATCTTATTTGAAGGCAGCCCAGGCAGCGGCAAGAGCATGTGCGCAAAACGCCTCGTTTATATCATGGCGCCACAAAGCCTAGAAGAGGTGCTAAAGTCCGCCGCCTACCGCTCGCTAAACCTGCAAGATAGCGAATTTACAAGCACTAGAGCCTTTCGCTCACCACATCACACCTCGACAAAAAGCTCGATCTTTGGCGGTGGCTCAAACGTCGCAAAGATCGGCGAGATTGCACTTGCAAATGGCGGAGTGCTATTTTTTGATGAGTTCCCACACTTTCCTAAACAGGTGATTGAAAGCCTTAGAGAGCCACTTGAGGACAATCAAATCCACATCGCAAGGGTAAATTCAAAAGTGACTTATGAGACTAAATTTATCTTCGTCGCAGCGCAAAATCCCTGCCCTTGTGGAAATTTATTCTCACGCAATTTAAACTGCAAATGCAGTGAAAATGAGATAAAAAACTACAAAGCCAAAATTTCAGCCCCAGTGCTTGACCGCATAGACTTAAAAGTCGCGATGAACGAGAGCTCGCCAGACGACAAGGCTAGTTTGAGCTCGCAGCAGATGAGCGAGATGGTTTTAAAAGCCTTTATATTTCAAAAAAAGCGCGCTCAAGACGAGCTAAATGGCAAGCTTAGTGACGCACAAGTGGCTAAATTTTGCACGTTAAACGCCGAAGCGAGTGAAATATTACAAAAGGCCGCCACGAAGTATAACCTCTCACAAAGGGCCATAAAAAGGACGCTTAGAGTGGCTAGAAGCATCGCTGATCTTGATGAGAGCGAGCAAATTTTAAAGCCCCACATCTTAGAGGCGCTTAGTTTTAGGGCATAG
- the def gene encoding peptide deformylase — MILEVLSYPNKKLYEISKEVEVFDEKLHKLLDDMYETMIAKEGIGLAAIQIGVAKRIFIINLANEEGVQDKEHLIEIINPKFELREGECVYQEGCLSVPGYYEDVKRSEVVSIKFQDRFGKEQTLKTDGLLAIAIQHENDHLDGHLFIEKIGFNKRKKFDKEYKKQKKEKTS; from the coding sequence TTGATCCTAGAAGTTTTATCCTATCCAAATAAAAAACTTTATGAAATTTCAAAAGAGGTTGAGGTTTTCGATGAGAAGCTTCACAAACTTCTTGATGATATGTATGAGACGATGATCGCAAAAGAAGGCATCGGTCTTGCGGCCATACAAATAGGCGTTGCAAAGAGAATTTTCATCATAAATTTAGCCAACGAAGAGGGCGTGCAAGATAAAGAACATTTAATCGAGATCATAAATCCTAAATTTGAACTACGTGAAGGCGAGTGTGTCTATCAAGAGGGCTGCCTTAGTGTGCCTGGCTACTACGAGGACGTTAAGCGAAGTGAGGTCGTTAGCATTAAATTTCAAGACCGCTTTGGCAAAGAGCAGACCTTAAAAACTGATGGGCTACTAGCGATCGCTATCCAGCATGAAAATGACCACCTAGACGGACATCTTTTTATAGAAAAAATAGGCTTTAACAAGCGCAAAAAATTCGACAAGGAATACAAAAAGCAAAAAAAAGAAAAGACATCATGA
- a CDS encoding GGDEF domain-containing protein: MIKIDNAPDPKKKAAEAKPAVKKEKVNIYKFSEDVLHELSDDNVPSTPTNYSIYFEKMLDGQSDEFRKEIGDIIVANSESSVPTNGNISIEKEVKQGFIQIKSMLQAVVLIYKNLGVMRGLVQKRMDGLKNNTNVLALQNVLSAFNQDLIKLNDLMDKHLDVIKMSYEEVGKMFKAIEEQSIYDTTYEVYNKKFLVATISSEIESVRRYGYNASFLLVKIKDKFANRVKNLKERNNMFKSMSQLLLRTSRRSDIVAHYGDGCFAMVMKYTDENGTKQACARILNMLSSMPWKIDNEECKLDVQIVSSMISKTKSTEELLSHALDKLETNQDLNEPLFLDEKAEN, from the coding sequence GTGATAAAGATAGATAACGCACCAGATCCAAAGAAAAAAGCAGCTGAAGCAAAACCAGCTGTCAAAAAAGAAAAGGTAAATATCTATAAATTTTCAGAGGACGTTTTGCACGAGTTAAGTGACGACAACGTCCCATCTACGCCAACAAACTACTCAATATATTTTGAAAAGATGCTTGATGGGCAGTCAGATGAGTTTAGAAAAGAGATCGGTGATATCATCGTGGCAAATTCTGAAAGCTCGGTGCCTACAAATGGCAACATCTCTATCGAAAAAGAGGTAAAACAAGGCTTTATCCAGATAAAGAGCATGCTTCAAGCTGTCGTGCTCATCTATAAAAATTTAGGTGTTATGAGAGGCCTAGTGCAAAAGCGTATGGATGGGCTTAAAAACAACACAAATGTCCTTGCGCTCCAAAATGTTTTAAGCGCCTTTAACCAAGACCTCATCAAGCTAAACGACCTCATGGACAAGCATCTTGACGTCATCAAGATGAGCTATGAAGAGGTCGGCAAGATGTTTAAGGCGATCGAAGAGCAGTCGATCTACGACACGACCTACGAGGTCTATAACAAGAAATTTCTAGTAGCGACCATAAGCAGTGAGATCGAGTCTGTTAGGCGCTACGGCTATAATGCCTCATTTTTGTTAGTCAAGATAAAAGATAAATTTGCAAACCGCGTTAAAAATTTAAAAGAGCGAAACAATATGTTTAAAAGTATGTCACAGCTTCTTTTAAGGACTTCACGTAGAAGCGATATAGTCGCACACTACGGCGATGGCTGCTTTGCTATGGTGATGAAATACACCGACGAAAATGGCACAAAGCAAGCGTGCGCTAGAATTTTAAACATGCTCTCATCTATGCCATGGAAGATCGACAACGAAGAGTGCAAACTAGATGTGCAGATCGTCTCAAGCATGATCTCAAAGACAAAAAGTACCGAAGAGTTGCTCTCTCACGCACTTGACAAGTTAGAGACCAACCAAGATCTAAATGAGCCGCTATTTTTAGACGAGAAAGCAGAGAATTAG
- the clpP gene encoding ATP-dependent Clp endopeptidase proteolytic subunit ClpP — protein MSYYVPVVVERTSRGERSYDIYSRLLKDRIVMLSGEIEDGMAASIVAQLLFLEAEDPDKDIYLYINSPGGVITSGFSIYDTMNYIKPDVCTICIGQAASMGAFLLSCGAPGKRYALPNSRIMIHQPLGGARGQATDIEIQAREILRLKEILNGILAKNTGQKLSKIVKDTERDFFMSSAEAKEYGLVDKILEKSFK, from the coding sequence ATGAGCTATTACGTTCCTGTCGTAGTTGAAAGAACTAGCAGAGGTGAGCGAAGCTATGATATATACTCCCGTCTTTTAAAAGACAGGATCGTTATGCTAAGTGGCGAGATAGAGGACGGCATGGCCGCTTCTATCGTCGCTCAGCTGCTATTTTTAGAGGCTGAAGATCCAGACAAAGATATATACCTTTACATAAACTCACCAGGTGGCGTCATAACAAGTGGCTTTAGCATATATGACACGATGAACTATATAAAGCCAGATGTTTGCACGATCTGCATCGGTCAGGCCGCTAGCATGGGTGCGTTTTTGCTAAGCTGTGGCGCACCTGGCAAGAGATATGCACTGCCAAATTCTCGTATCATGATACACCAACCACTTGGTGGCGCTAGAGGACAAGCGACTGATATCGAGATACAAGCACGTGAAATTCTACGTTTGAAAGAAATTTTAAATGGAATTTTGGCAAAAAATACAGGCCAAAAGCTAAGCAAGATCGTAAAAGATACTGAGCGCGACTTCTTTATGAGTTCAGCTGAAGCTAAAGAATACGGACTTGTCGATAAAATTTTGGAGAAAAGTTTTAAATAA
- the tig gene encoding trigger factor: MEIKIKALDSVNTLASTTVSADAIKSSVEKLAKKAAKTMKVDGFRQGHVPVAVVLKRYEKELTNDAEQDVLRDVVEEAIKQAGKKNDDLIGEPIVSKFDKKDDKIDVELTVSFKPSVDVSGYESLIPEFSNPRVLKKDIDEKKTELLKMIAPLEKVEGKRGLKVGDFAKFDFEGFVDGVAFEGGKAENYVLEIGSNQFIPGFEDGMVGIKAGGEKDINVKFPENYGAAHLAGKDAVFKVKLHEIQERKIPEKLDEEMLKTILPNEEKPTEELLEERIKEQIRQEKIYKLINEELKPKFAEAAVEKFKFDVPKNIVEQEIDMQFRNAWSTFTPDDMKKFREDKDALAKKRDEYRKDAENSVRLTFIIDELARVRGVKVSDQEVVQAIYFEAYRSGQDPKAHLEMYRNQGMLPAIKMSMIEEKLFSELFNKEKDEKKASKKEKAE, translated from the coding sequence ATGGAAATCAAAATCAAAGCTCTAGATAGCGTAAATACCCTAGCAAGCACGACTGTAAGTGCAGATGCTATAAAGTCTAGCGTAGAAAAACTAGCAAAAAAAGCGGCAAAAACTATGAAAGTAGATGGCTTTAGACAAGGTCATGTGCCAGTCGCTGTTGTGCTAAAACGCTACGAGAAAGAGCTAACAAACGACGCTGAGCAAGATGTCTTAAGAGATGTAGTCGAAGAGGCTATCAAACAAGCAGGCAAGAAGAATGACGACCTTATCGGCGAGCCTATCGTTTCAAAATTTGACAAAAAAGATGACAAGATCGACGTTGAGCTAACAGTTTCATTTAAGCCAAGCGTCGATGTGAGTGGCTATGAGAGCTTGATACCTGAGTTTTCAAACCCACGCGTTTTGAAAAAAGATATCGATGAGAAGAAAACTGAACTTTTAAAAATGATAGCTCCGCTTGAAAAAGTAGAGGGCAAAAGAGGCCTAAAAGTGGGCGATTTTGCTAAATTTGACTTTGAGGGCTTTGTTGATGGTGTTGCATTTGAAGGTGGCAAGGCTGAAAACTACGTGCTTGAGATCGGCTCAAATCAATTCATCCCAGGCTTTGAAGATGGCATGGTAGGCATAAAAGCTGGCGGAGAAAAAGATATAAACGTTAAATTTCCAGAAAACTATGGCGCTGCACATTTAGCTGGCAAAGATGCTGTTTTTAAAGTCAAACTTCATGAAATTCAAGAGAGAAAGATCCCTGAAAAACTAGATGAAGAGATGCTAAAAACTATCCTTCCAAACGAAGAAAAACCAACTGAAGAGCTACTTGAAGAGCGCATAAAAGAGCAAATTCGCCAAGAGAAAATTTATAAACTTATAAACGAAGAGCTAAAGCCAAAATTTGCTGAAGCTGCGGTTGAGAAATTTAAATTTGATGTGCCAAAAAATATCGTCGAGCAAGAGATCGATATGCAGTTTAGAAACGCATGGAGCACATTTACTCCAGACGATATGAAGAAATTTAGAGAAGACAAAGATGCCCTAGCTAAAAAACGTGACGAGTATAGAAAAGACGCTGAAAATAGTGTTCGCCTAACTTTCATCATCGATGAGTTAGCTCGCGTAAGGGGCGTAAAAGTGAGCGATCAAGAGGTCGTTCAAGCGATCTATTTTGAGGCGTATAGAAGCGGACAAGACCCAAAAGCGCACCTTGAGATGTACCGCAACCAAGGCATGCTTCCAGCTATAAAGATGTCGATGATCGAAGAGAAGCTATTTAGCGAGCTTTTCAACAAAGAGAAAGACGAGAAAAAAGCAAGCAAAAAAGAGAAGGCTGAGTAA